The genomic stretch TCTATTCAGCAGCAAGAGGCAGTGCTGTACAAACTGGCAAGCAGCACGCAAACCCCCCAGCAGCTGGATAAAGTTGTCAGCATTGAAACTCAGCTGATTTCTACCATTACTGCTTTCCTACAGCAGAAACAAGAGCGGGAAATACCTACTCCAGAGAAGACGTCTTCAAACATGTAAAGCATTTCCTTAAACAGATTTATAAGTTTGCATAAATATGATCCCTAGAAATGATCAGTACAACGTCTCTATTATTCAGATAAATGGAGCGTCactggtctagtggttaaggtcactgatttaTAATGTAGCCTTTCACCTCCATGAGGCTTATGGATTCAAGTACTGCAAACGACCACACTTTTTGTGAGAACACTTGGTAGTTTTCTCGGAAGTTGGGAGTCCTGAAGCACTTCTTTAGACTTGTATTTACAATTGAGTGTCTATGAAAGATTTCACTGAACAACAACAAATAACAACAactaaaatagttttatttgaatatatgaacaaaacaaaacagtctTATAACAATAAAACGAATAGTAACTAACGTATGAACATTTGGTACAACCTGATACTAACAACCTCGTTATTCTTAAATCTTAACTATACACGAAACAATGTATAATACATGTTTACATTACAGAGATGCTgctactgctgttgctgctgaTTATCGGCTGCCAACAAGTACTAGTGATAAAGTAAGTAGTCTAAAGTTAACTTGTTTGCTTTAAGTCTTTTcaatactgttttttttaaagaaaagatgctttgtttttgtttgatttaggtttaacattattttcaacagtatttcagtcatgtaacggcgggcagttaacctaaccagtgttcctgggttccaTACCAGAACTAACCCTGTTCTCCTccagtaactgccaaattccccacatgaatcagaggtggaggatgaatgaccagtcacaatgacttacatcaaatcgtcacggagaacattcgccaCGCCTGGGAATCAAACATGCGACCCCTCTATTCATAGACAGATGCTCTATGAGCTAATCGTGCGGGTTAAGAAAAGATGTAATGAGCTTAAGAAACAGTGAAGGaaaaattatttaacaatttaaaagcGTTAATTAATCAGCATTTATGCTTTTCAGGATTTACAGCCATATGTGAAACTGGAAAGAATTTCAGGAGAGCAGTACGCCAGCATTTAAGGTAAGATTCCAATGTcatgttatttcaatatattaaacattaaattacaagGACAATATTGAGCATTAGATTACCTAGACAATATTGAGCATAAAATATTGCATTAGCTTTAAAGGCTATGAGGTACATACAtcttgataaatatgtaaaacatcTGAGATAGTCATTTCAAAATGTCATTTGCTGCAGCAgacataaatatacatatttatgagGTAGTGTATTAAACTAATTCAACGCAGAAAATACTTTAAACCAAAGACTTCAtactaacatttttttatttaatttttttttatattgagcatcaaataacagaaaattgcACACACTATACAGTACCAATATCAAAAAAGAACTAATCTATATATATCAACAGAATACTACTAGCATTTGAAGGTCTGTGTATAAACATTTAATGACTCTTTTTCTTCATTTCAGATTTGAGCAAATGGAAGATATGAATTTTAACACCAAATACTAACATCAAATACTGAGTATCAGCTATTGAACATCCAGTAACagtattgttttaaaagataatCTGCATTTAAAATTTGTGTCcgcaagaaaatgtttttaaaaaacagcaaaataacagaaaattgcGCATACCATTTGGCACTATTCTAACAACAACAAGTGGAATAAACAGAATTAAAACTTGTACATAGCATTTGGCACTATTCTAACAACAAGTGGAATAAACAGAATTAAGACTTCTACATAGCATTTGGCACTATTCTAACAATAATACTTTTTTATCCTTTGTTAGAAATGTATTGTAACCAGCAATACTATATGTAACTCTTGAAAACAGCTTTCTTTATTGCAAGAAAATTTGCCTCAAAGCCTgttgtgaaaatgaaaaaagatttttctaGAAATATAGctatgtaaagatttttttttgttaccatGATTTTTTATTATCATGATTACAAATACTAAATTCCAAAGTTAATGGAAATGTCCTGTATTATAACAGAATTAAAACTTATACATAGCATTTGGCACTTTTCTAACAACAAGTGGAATAAACAGAATTAAAACTTGTACATAGCATTTGACACTATTCTAACAAAAAGTGGAATAATACTTTTTATCCTTTGTTAGAAATGTATTGTAACCAACAATACTATATGTAAACTCTTGCAAACAGCTTTCTTTATTGCAAGAAAATTTGCCTCAAAGCCTgttgtgaaaatgaaaaaagatttATCTAGAAATATAGctatgtaatgattttttttgctaCCATGATTTTTTATTACCATGATTACAGATACTAGATTCCAAAGTTAATGGAAATGTCCTGTATTATCTGAACAAATAAAGTTCTCATTAATATTGTAATCTGTCTGGTTGTCTTCTAATTCGCTGAGGGTATCTCCTTTGATTTCATACATTTTGTTCATGTTCATAAGGAATTAGATGATGTAACatagaaatacaaatattcataATGACATAAGTGATGAAAGTATAAACCTCAACAAACAGATGAGCCAGTCTGTCTCTGAATATGTATATGACGCTGATGATAGATGAGGTAGATGAAAATACCCAAACCAtctacaaaaaaaagaaatctttaagTTATTCACATTTGCTATGTTGTCTAAATGTAGCCACTGAACTTGGCATAAATTGGAATAAGCTTTCCTCTGAGCTTTCTGCAGATACATTGAATATTGGATTAGTTATAGCAGATGTAGTTGCTGGTAAACTTATTCCAATAGTATCAAAGTGGTCACTATTAGCTGATCTTGTGTGCATTTCTACATCTTTTGAAGAAGGGTTGTGTCCTTTTCTACACTTAATAATGATGAATAGAAAGAATATGATGATCATAATAATTGCCGGCACTACAATGGTTATGATGGTGATGATCTTATTGGAATctataaaaaacaaattatttccaTTATAATATCTGTGTAACATAGTCTTACTTGCATTACTATAGAAAGAAtagtttataatgaaataattatgaagagtttaataaatcaaatattaaaatgcTACATATCAGTTGTTTCTTGAATTTCATTCATATTATTCAAGCTATAAGTGTGAGACTCCCACTGAAGCCTTTGACTAAACTGTCTTTTTACACAGATACATACATACTTTCTGTACACTATGAAAACAACAATTGAACTGAGTATTAACACCATGCAAACTACAATGGGTAGTATAACATATAATGCCTCACTTGATTTTTTACCATTGGACAATTTAAACTGATAAGTTGTCACTTCTACTGAAGATTTATTGTTGGTAGCAAATAGGGAGAAAGACCTCATTTCTTTCTCAGACGTGGTATTATGTTGTTTAAGCGTAGTAATAATAATACTCAATAAATCAGAGGTTTCTGTATATATTTGCCAATTACCTCTTGTTTGCTCTGTTATCATCTGGCCTTGAGGAGTAGTTGCTTGGGCATGCTCAGTTTTCATCTGACCTTTAGGAGTATTTGCTTGACCATGATCAGTTTTCATCTGACCTTGAGGCGTAGTTGCTTGACCATGTTCAGTTTTCATCTGACCTTGAGGAGTAGTTGCTCGATCATGTTCAGTTTTCATCTGACCTTGAGGAGTAGTTGCTTGACcatgttcatttttcatttgaccTTGAGGAGAAGTTGCTGACTGGAAATAAAGATATACAACTTTGTCTCTTCTGTTATAAATaactgaataaaatctgtaaaaagatatttcagaagcaaagaatgcaaccaagaaaaataatagcagactcggttcagGGCTTTTTTCAGTCACTTTTATAGCCATTATTGGGCTCTGTTCCCAATgtcaaaaagtatgtttttttcccaattttgaaaaaaaaaatcccaatttcataagaaaaataaagtttgaattcTAATAGGAAAAACATTTGTACATGTCAAGTTTCATTACCAGTAAAGTCAATGtattatctatctatcttccttTAATGTCAAACCCCTAACGGAGACGTAGACAtgttcatcctctactagtacagacaaagagcgatctgaccagagggaaagagtgagataaagcccccagaacataGGGAGAGAGAGATATTAATAAGACCTGATGTTTAATATACCAGGCCGGTGAAATTGTCCGATCGAGCTTTCGACATAAGAATTTATATTTCTTCAAAAGTCGTGaagatatttgtttaaaacttggtcaaaatatttccctTGTAGTTATAAGATTCTGTCTGAACAAGTAAGCTAATGTTCAAGTCAGTCTGAATAACCAAGATAAACGAAGGTCCTTTATTACAGATTGATGTATGTTACACTGATTCTTACTGAAGTAGCCATGTAAAGTTGCAGTTTGCTAAGTGTGCTTACCCGGCAAAGCGTTCCATTTCGATTGCTATCATCAAAGACCTCAACTGTCTGAAGATGGTGTATGTGCAAACATGGTAAAGTTCCAGATTGAACTTTGATGGTGTCCACACCTGGAAGATTTCTTAAATCTAATTTTGATAAGGATCTTTCAAAAGATATCCTGctaatttcatcatttaaatttcCATAAACAAATGTTTATTCCACGTTGGGATCAAACACACCACTATCGCAATACAGGAGAATCGTGTATTGTTCATCACAAAGATTTTGCAAAGAAATGTTTGCCATACAAGATGAAAATGCTGCTAAAATGAGTCCAATTTTGCACCACATTTTAAGGCGTAGTTATAAAACAGACCGAATATGATTTAGTATTTGAAGagtataaagggagataatcaataATCCTTACTAAATGCCATTTCTCTTACCCGGTGTTTGTCTAGTAATAGGTT from Mercenaria mercenaria strain notata chromosome 16, MADL_Memer_1, whole genome shotgun sequence encodes the following:
- the LOC123541152 gene encoding uncharacterized protein LOC123541152; protein product: MAQSEILSLNQKCEQAKGEVVKLKQKSEQAEAFIKCSINKLIPISNEREVLLNKFTQMEIGITAARQQQEALLREIAAKLDSSIQQQEAVLYKLASSTQTPQQLDKVVSIETQLISTITAFLQQKQEREIPTPEKTSSNIDAATAVAADYRLPTSTSDKDLQPYVKLERISGEQYASI